One Verrucomicrobiia bacterium DNA window includes the following coding sequences:
- the glnA gene encoding type I glutamate--ammonia ligase, translating to MSTPKSVIEMAKQHGAKMVDIKFVDTFGTWQHFSCPIAELTEEVFAEGLGFDGSSIRGWKSIEASDMLALPDPATAFIDPFCSVPTLSLTSTIAETGTKEPYSRDPRGIAQKAEKYLLSTGLADQSFMGPEAEFFIFDNVQYDSRSNGSFYSVESDEAVWNTGRDEMPNLGYKIRHKEGYFPVAPADTQQDIRTEMCLIMEELGVKIERQHHEVATAGQAEIDYRFDTLVRAADAMMVYKYVVKNVAKRHGKTACFMPKPLFGDNGSGMHTHQSLWKKGKPLFAGNEYGGLSRMALYYIGGLLKHAKALCALCNPTTNSYKRLVPGFEAPVNLAYSARNRSAAVRIPMYSDSPKAKRIEYRPPDPAANPYLAFAALLMAGLDGIVNKIEPGEPLDKNIYELPPEELKQVPNVAGSLGEALDHLERDHDFLLKGDVFTRDFLEMWISSKRKEHDALRLRPHPYEFSMYYDV from the coding sequence ATGAGCACCCCCAAATCAGTCATCGAAATGGCCAAGCAACACGGCGCAAAAATGGTGGATATCAAGTTCGTGGACACCTTTGGCACCTGGCAGCACTTCTCCTGTCCCATCGCGGAATTGACCGAGGAGGTCTTCGCGGAGGGACTGGGTTTTGACGGCTCGTCCATTCGCGGGTGGAAGAGCATTGAAGCGAGCGACATGCTGGCCCTGCCAGACCCGGCCACGGCATTCATCGATCCGTTTTGCTCCGTGCCGACGCTGAGCCTGACCTCCACCATCGCGGAAACGGGCACCAAGGAACCCTATTCACGCGATCCACGCGGCATAGCGCAGAAGGCCGAGAAATACCTTCTCTCCACTGGTCTGGCCGACCAGTCATTCATGGGGCCCGAGGCGGAATTCTTCATTTTCGACAACGTGCAATATGACTCGCGCAGCAACGGGTCATTTTACTCCGTGGAGAGCGACGAAGCGGTGTGGAATACCGGACGGGACGAGATGCCGAACCTTGGTTACAAAATCCGCCACAAGGAAGGGTATTTCCCCGTCGCCCCCGCCGACACGCAGCAGGACATCCGGACCGAAATGTGCCTGATCATGGAGGAACTCGGCGTCAAAATTGAGCGCCAGCACCACGAAGTCGCCACCGCCGGTCAGGCGGAAATTGACTACCGCTTCGACACCCTCGTGCGCGCCGCCGACGCGATGATGGTTTACAAATACGTCGTCAAAAACGTCGCCAAGCGGCATGGCAAGACGGCGTGCTTCATGCCCAAACCCCTCTTCGGCGACAACGGTTCCGGCATGCACACGCACCAGTCATTGTGGAAAAAGGGCAAACCGCTCTTCGCCGGCAATGAATACGGCGGCCTCAGCCGGATGGCGCTCTATTACATTGGCGGCCTGCTCAAACACGCCAAGGCCCTGTGCGCACTGTGCAACCCTACGACGAACAGCTACAAACGCCTCGTGCCCGGCTTCGAGGCACCCGTGAACCTCGCCTACTCCGCCCGCAACCGCTCCGCCGCCGTGCGCATCCCGATGTATAGCGACAGCCCGAAGGCGAAGCGCATCGAATATCGCCCGCCCGATCCGGCCGCGAATCCCTACCTCGCCTTCGCGGCGCTGCTCATGGCGGGCCTGGACGGCATCGTCAATAAAATCGAACCGGGCGAACCGCTGGACAAAAACATCTACGAGCTGCCTCCCGAAGAACTGAAGCAGGTGCCCAACGTCGCGGGCAGCCTCGGCGAGGCTCTGGATCACCTGGAACGCGATCACGACTTTTTGCTCAAGGGCGATGTGTTCACGCGCGACTTTTTGGAGATGTGGATCAGCAGCAAGCGCAAGGAGCACGACGCGCTGCGCCTGCGGCCGCATCCCTACGAGTTCTCCATGTATTACGACGTGTGA
- a CDS encoding amidohydrolase family protein, producing the protein MQTPAAPPPSIKPLDFHVHIVGTGASGTGCWLRVRGWHRPLAALMLRHAGLPADAFDRNFDALYVEHLLAQIRQSSLGGALILAHDEVYDERGRKLPDVGSFYVPNDYVLQLAREHPEFLPAVSIHPARPDALDELERCLAQGAAAMKCLPNCHNIDCNDRRFTKFWERMAAAGLPLLAHTGGEHTVPVVRPDLANPAVLRLPLECGVTVIAAHCATKSGLTDPEYFFTLLEMFNHHPRLYGDISAFNVPLRGRHVRTCLKPEVVGRMVHGSDYPVPVEGLWAWLRGFVDWRAWRQSRRQPNVLERDYQLKVAMGFPPEVFTRGWSLLRQTRQS; encoded by the coding sequence ATGCAAACGCCCGCCGCGCCGCCCCCGTCAATCAAGCCGCTGGATTTTCACGTCCACATCGTCGGCACGGGCGCCAGCGGCACCGGCTGCTGGCTGCGCGTTCGCGGCTGGCATCGGCCTCTGGCGGCCCTGATGCTGCGGCACGCCGGCCTGCCAGCCGACGCCTTCGACCGGAATTTCGACGCGCTCTACGTCGAGCATCTGCTGGCCCAGATCCGCCAATCATCCTTGGGCGGAGCGCTCATTCTGGCGCATGACGAGGTTTACGACGAACGCGGCCGCAAACTGCCGGACGTGGGTTCGTTTTATGTGCCCAACGACTACGTGCTGCAGCTGGCGCGCGAGCACCCCGAATTTCTGCCCGCCGTGTCCATTCACCCCGCCCGGCCCGACGCGCTCGACGAACTGGAGCGCTGCCTCGCCCAAGGTGCGGCGGCGATGAAATGCCTGCCCAATTGCCACAACATCGATTGCAACGACCGCCGCTTCACCAAGTTTTGGGAACGCATGGCGGCCGCCGGCCTGCCACTGCTGGCCCACACGGGCGGCGAACACACAGTGCCCGTGGTGCGGCCGGACCTGGCGAATCCCGCCGTGCTGCGCCTGCCCTTGGAATGCGGGGTCACGGTCATTGCCGCGCATTGCGCCACGAAAAGCGGCCTGACCGATCCGGAGTATTTTTTCACCCTGTTGGAAATGTTCAACCATCACCCACGGCTCTACGGCGACATCAGCGCCTTCAACGTGCCCTTGCGCGGACGACACGTGCGCACCTGTCTGAAGCCGGAAGTGGTCGGGCGGATGGTGCACGGCAGCGATTACCCGGTGCCCGTGGAAGGGCTGTGGGCGTGGCTGCGTGGCTTCGTTGACTGGCGGGCGTGGCGGCAATCCCGGCGCCAGCCCAACGTCCTGGAGCGGGATTACCAGCTCAAAGTCGCCATGGGTTTCCCGCCGGAGGTGTTCACGCGCGGCTGGTCGCTGCTGCGGCAGACCCGGCAAAGTTGA
- a CDS encoding prolyl oligopeptidase family serine peptidase, giving the protein MFTWKRSVIVAAATAFAAGCATYSRTVKLHYPVTPTTNVVDNYHGTLVADPYRWLEDDNSPQTKAWVEAENKVTFAYLNAIPGRAALKARLTSLWNYERYGVPFKAGDRYFYSRNDGLQNQSVLYTVDSLNGEPRVLLDPNTLSKDGTVALAGIAISEDGNRMAYGLATAGSDWNEWKVRDVRTGQDLPDHLQWVKFSGASWLKDGSGFFYSRYDAPKPGAALTGVNKFQKLYLHKLGTDQSADELVYERKDQPDWGFGGDVTEDGRYLIITVSEGTDPKNRVLYRDLTRPGAPVVELLMDFDASYNFVGNDGPVFWFKTDLNAPRGRVIAVDVTQPARANWREVIPQSAETLQGVSVLNNQFVAEYLKDAHTAVKVFRLDGTFAHDVALPGLGTAGGFGGKRNYTETFYSFTSFTAPGTIYRYDLTTGESTVFRQPRVDFDADAYETRQVFYTSKDGTRVPMFIVSKRGLRLDGQNPTLLYGYGGFDISLTPGFSVSRIAWLEMGGVYALANLRGGGEYGEEWHQAGTKLHKQNVFDDFIGAAEWLIANHYTSPKKLAIQGGSNGGLLIGACMTQRPDLFGVALPAVGVMDMLRFHKFTIGWAWASDYGSSDDPGQFKALYAYSPYHNLKPGVKYPATLITTADHDDRVVPAHSFKFAARLQADQAGHQPVLIRIETKAGHGAGKPTTKLIEETTDILSFLAKNLGMGEPFAGRQP; this is encoded by the coding sequence ATGTTCACTTGGAAACGCAGTGTGATCGTCGCGGCCGCCACCGCTTTTGCCGCGGGTTGCGCCACCTACTCCCGGACTGTGAAGTTGCATTATCCTGTCACGCCCACCACCAACGTCGTGGACAATTACCACGGCACGCTCGTCGCGGATCCCTATCGCTGGCTGGAGGATGACAACTCGCCGCAAACCAAGGCGTGGGTCGAGGCCGAGAACAAGGTGACGTTCGCCTATCTGAACGCGATTCCGGGCCGCGCCGCCCTCAAGGCGCGGCTGACCAGTCTGTGGAATTACGAGCGCTACGGCGTGCCCTTCAAGGCCGGTGACCGGTATTTCTACTCGCGCAACGACGGCCTGCAAAATCAGAGCGTGCTCTACACCGTGGATTCCCTGAACGGCGAACCGCGGGTGCTGCTCGATCCGAACACGTTGTCCAAGGACGGCACGGTGGCGCTGGCCGGAATCGCCATCAGCGAGGACGGCAATCGGATGGCCTACGGCCTGGCCACGGCGGGTTCGGATTGGAATGAATGGAAAGTCCGTGACGTGCGCACCGGGCAGGATCTGCCCGACCATCTGCAATGGGTGAAGTTCAGCGGCGCGTCCTGGCTCAAGGACGGCAGCGGGTTTTTCTACAGCCGTTACGATGCGCCCAAGCCCGGCGCGGCGCTGACCGGCGTGAACAAATTTCAAAAGCTCTATCTTCACAAGCTCGGCACGGACCAGTCGGCGGATGAACTCGTTTACGAGCGCAAGGACCAACCCGACTGGGGTTTTGGCGGCGATGTCACGGAAGATGGGCGCTACCTCATCATCACCGTGAGCGAAGGCACCGATCCGAAGAACCGCGTGCTTTACCGGGACCTCACCCGGCCGGGCGCGCCGGTGGTCGAGCTGCTGATGGATTTCGACGCCAGCTACAACTTCGTCGGCAACGACGGTCCGGTGTTCTGGTTCAAGACCGATCTCAATGCGCCGCGCGGCCGGGTCATCGCCGTGGATGTGACGCAGCCGGCGCGCGCGAACTGGCGCGAAGTCATCCCACAAAGCGCGGAAACCCTGCAAGGCGTCAGCGTCCTGAACAATCAATTTGTGGCCGAATACCTCAAGGACGCGCATACGGCGGTGAAGGTATTCCGGCTCGACGGCACCTTCGCCCATGACGTGGCCCTGCCCGGACTGGGCACAGCGGGCGGTTTCGGAGGCAAACGGAATTATACCGAGACGTTTTACAGCTTCACCAGCTTTACCGCGCCGGGAACGATTTACCGCTACGACCTGACGACGGGCGAGAGCACCGTGTTCCGCCAGCCCAGGGTGGATTTCGACGCCGATGCCTACGAGACGAGGCAGGTCTTTTACACCAGCAAGGACGGCACCCGCGTGCCGATGTTCATTGTCAGCAAGCGCGGCCTCCGGCTCGACGGCCAGAATCCCACGCTCCTTTACGGCTACGGCGGGTTCGACATCAGCCTGACGCCCGGCTTCAGCGTCAGCCGCATTGCGTGGCTGGAAATGGGCGGCGTTTATGCACTGGCAAACTTGCGGGGCGGCGGCGAATACGGCGAAGAATGGCACCAGGCCGGGACGAAACTGCACAAGCAAAACGTCTTCGACGACTTCATCGGTGCCGCGGAATGGTTAATTGCCAACCACTACACGTCACCGAAGAAGCTCGCGATTCAGGGCGGCAGCAACGGCGGCCTGCTCATCGGCGCCTGCATGACGCAGCGGCCGGATCTCTTTGGCGTGGCGCTGCCGGCGGTCGGCGTGATGGACATGCTGCGCTTCCATAAATTCACCATCGGCTGGGCGTGGGCGTCGGATTACGGTTCCTCCGACGATCCGGGGCAGTTCAAGGCGCTTTACGCCTACTCGCCGTATCACAACTTGAAGCCCGGGGTGAAATACCCCGCGACATTGATCACCACGGCGGATCACGACGATCGCGTGGTGCCGGCGCACAGCTTCAAGTTCGCCGCGCGCTTGCAGGCCGATCAGGCAGGCCATCAGCCGGTGCTGATCCGCATCGAAACCAAGGCCGGGCACGGCGCAGGCAAACCCACCACCAAACTGATTGAAGAAACCACCGACATCCTGAGCTTCCTCGCGAAGAATCTCGGGATGGGCGAACCGTTCGCCGGACGCCAGCCGTAA